In Helianthus annuus cultivar XRQ/B chromosome 8, HanXRQr2.0-SUNRISE, whole genome shotgun sequence, a single genomic region encodes these proteins:
- the LOC110941881 gene encoding peptide chain release factor PrfB1, chloroplastic isoform X1, producing the protein MESVVHGFFVSPPAAAAAADHKLRSPYLTPKPLLTAYKTLPFPSHSLSFSHSKVSSVLSATPDAGVSTETGVWAMQDFYTLRKEVEATSKRVEEIRASAGLEQLGEEVAKLEKAAATDSFWDDRSSAQQTLMALTDVKDKINLLNEFQTMVDDAETIVNLTEEMESTDTALLEEAATIVKELNKALDKFELSQLLSGPYDKEGAVINITAGAGGTDAQDWADMLLRMYVRWGERQRYKTRVVEKSMGEEAGIKSATIEVEGRYAFGYLSGEKGTHRIVRQSPFNSKGLRQTSFSGVEVMPLLPEDSLNVEIPEEDLQIGFSRAGGSGGQNVNKVETAVRITHIPTGVTVRCTEERSQLANKIKALSRLKAKLMVIAVEQRASEIKQIRGDTVKADWGQQIRNYVFHPYKLVKDVRTGYETTDIVSVMDGELDPFIKAYLRFKYTQSM; encoded by the exons ATGGAAAGTGTTGTCCATGGCTTCTTCGTTTCACcacctgctgctgctgctgctgctgaccACAAGCTTCGATCGCCATACTTGACTCCTAAACCATTACTCACTGCATATAAAACCCTACCATTCCCTTCACATTCGCTCTCTTTTTCTCACTCCAAAG TTAGTTCAGTTTTGTCCGCAACACCAGATGCAGGAGTTAGCACTGAAACAGGCGTATGGGCAATGCAAG ATTTTTATACTTTAAGGAAGGAAGTTGAGGCAACCTCGAAGCGTGTTGAAGAAATTAGGGCTTCTGCTGGTCTGGAGCAATTAGGAGAAGAAGTTGCTAAGTTAGAGAAAGCAGCAGCAACTGATTCTTTTTGGGACGATCGCTCATCCGCTCAACAAACACTTATGGCTCTCACGGATGTTAAAGACAAGATAAATCTTCTCAACGAGTTCCAAACCATG GTTGATGATGCAGAAACCATAGTTAACCTAACAGAAGAGATGGAGTCAACTGATACCGCACTTCTTGAAGAGGCTGCCACCATTGTTAAAGAATTGAACAAGGCTTTGGACAAGTTTGAGCTGAGTCAGCTTCTATCGGGCCCTTATGACAAAGAAGGTGCTGTTATCAATATAACTGCTGGTGCTGGAGGTACCGATGCACAG GACTGGGCTGATATGCTTCTAAGGATGTACGTAAGATGGGGAGAGAGACAAAGATACAAAACAAGAGTGGTTGAAAAGTCAATGGGAGAAGAAGCTGGGATCAAGTCAGCTACAATCGAGGTCGAAGGTCGATATGCGTTTGGATATTTGTCTGGTGAAAAAGGAACACATCGAATTGTTAGACAATCTCCTTTTAACTCAAAAGGTCTTCGTCAG ACAAGCTTTTCTGGCGTTGAAGTGATGCCTCTTCTTCCAGAAGATTCACTAAATGTTGAAATACCAGAGGAAGACCTGCAAATAGGGTTCTCGAGAGCTGGTGGGAGCGGTGGTCAGAATGTTAATAAAGTTGAAACCGCTGTTCGGATAACCCATATTCCAACCGGAGTAACCGTTCGTTGTACAG AAGAAAGGTCTCAGCTAGCTAACAAGATCAAAGCTTTAAGCCGTTTGAAAGCAAAATTAATGGTGATCGCAGTAGAACAACGTGCGTCGGAAATTAAACAGATACGAGGAGATACAGTGAAGGCAGATTGGGGGCAGCAAATTAGAAACTATGTATTCCACCCTTACAAGCTTGTGAAAGATGTAAGAACAGGATATGAAACGACAGATATAGTATCAGTAATGGATGGTGAGTTAGATCCCTTCATCAAAGCCTACCTCCGCTTCAAGTACACTCAATCCATGTAA
- the LOC110941881 gene encoding peptide chain release factor PrfB1, chloroplastic isoform X2: protein MESVVHGFFVSPPAAAAAADHKLRSPYLTPKPLLTAYKTLPFPSHSLSFSHSKVSSVLSATPDAGVSTETGVWAMQDFYTLRKEVEATSKRVEEIRASAGLEQLGEEVAKLEKAAATDSFWDDRSSAQQTLMALTDVKDKINLLNEFQTQVDDAETIVNLTEEMESTDTALLEEAATIVKELNKALDKFELSQLLSGPYDKEGAVINITAGAGGTDAQDWADMLLRMYVRWGERQRYKTRVVEKSMGEEAGIKSATIEVEGRYAFGYLSGEKGTHRIVRQSPFNSKGLRQTSFSGVEVMPLLPEDSLNVEIPEEDLQIGFSRAGGSGGQNVNKVETAVRITHIPTGVTVRCTEERSQLANKIKALSRLKAKLMVIAVEQRASEIKQIRGDTVKADWGQQIRNYVFHPYKLVKDVRTGYETTDIVSVMDGELDPFIKAYLRFKYTQSM from the exons ATGGAAAGTGTTGTCCATGGCTTCTTCGTTTCACcacctgctgctgctgctgctgctgaccACAAGCTTCGATCGCCATACTTGACTCCTAAACCATTACTCACTGCATATAAAACCCTACCATTCCCTTCACATTCGCTCTCTTTTTCTCACTCCAAAG TTAGTTCAGTTTTGTCCGCAACACCAGATGCAGGAGTTAGCACTGAAACAGGCGTATGGGCAATGCAAG ATTTTTATACTTTAAGGAAGGAAGTTGAGGCAACCTCGAAGCGTGTTGAAGAAATTAGGGCTTCTGCTGGTCTGGAGCAATTAGGAGAAGAAGTTGCTAAGTTAGAGAAAGCAGCAGCAACTGATTCTTTTTGGGACGATCGCTCATCCGCTCAACAAACACTTATGGCTCTCACGGATGTTAAAGACAAGATAAATCTTCTCAACGAGTTCCAAACC CAGGTTGATGATGCAGAAACCATAGTTAACCTAACAGAAGAGATGGAGTCAACTGATACCGCACTTCTTGAAGAGGCTGCCACCATTGTTAAAGAATTGAACAAGGCTTTGGACAAGTTTGAGCTGAGTCAGCTTCTATCGGGCCCTTATGACAAAGAAGGTGCTGTTATCAATATAACTGCTGGTGCTGGAGGTACCGATGCACAG GACTGGGCTGATATGCTTCTAAGGATGTACGTAAGATGGGGAGAGAGACAAAGATACAAAACAAGAGTGGTTGAAAAGTCAATGGGAGAAGAAGCTGGGATCAAGTCAGCTACAATCGAGGTCGAAGGTCGATATGCGTTTGGATATTTGTCTGGTGAAAAAGGAACACATCGAATTGTTAGACAATCTCCTTTTAACTCAAAAGGTCTTCGTCAG ACAAGCTTTTCTGGCGTTGAAGTGATGCCTCTTCTTCCAGAAGATTCACTAAATGTTGAAATACCAGAGGAAGACCTGCAAATAGGGTTCTCGAGAGCTGGTGGGAGCGGTGGTCAGAATGTTAATAAAGTTGAAACCGCTGTTCGGATAACCCATATTCCAACCGGAGTAACCGTTCGTTGTACAG AAGAAAGGTCTCAGCTAGCTAACAAGATCAAAGCTTTAAGCCGTTTGAAAGCAAAATTAATGGTGATCGCAGTAGAACAACGTGCGTCGGAAATTAAACAGATACGAGGAGATACAGTGAAGGCAGATTGGGGGCAGCAAATTAGAAACTATGTATTCCACCCTTACAAGCTTGTGAAAGATGTAAGAACAGGATATGAAACGACAGATATAGTATCAGTAATGGATGGTGAGTTAGATCCCTTCATCAAAGCCTACCTCCGCTTCAAGTACACTCAATCCATGTAA
- the LOC110941881 gene encoding peptide chain release factor PrfB1, chloroplastic isoform X4, giving the protein MQDFYTLRKEVEATSKRVEEIRASAGLEQLGEEVAKLEKAAATDSFWDDRSSAQQTLMALTDVKDKINLLNEFQTMVDDAETIVNLTEEMESTDTALLEEAATIVKELNKALDKFELSQLLSGPYDKEGAVINITAGAGGTDAQDWADMLLRMYVRWGERQRYKTRVVEKSMGEEAGIKSATIEVEGRYAFGYLSGEKGTHRIVRQSPFNSKGLRQTSFSGVEVMPLLPEDSLNVEIPEEDLQIGFSRAGGSGGQNVNKVETAVRITHIPTGVTVRCTEERSQLANKIKALSRLKAKLMVIAVEQRASEIKQIRGDTVKADWGQQIRNYVFHPYKLVKDVRTGYETTDIVSVMDGELDPFIKAYLRFKYTQSM; this is encoded by the exons ATGCAAG ATTTTTATACTTTAAGGAAGGAAGTTGAGGCAACCTCGAAGCGTGTTGAAGAAATTAGGGCTTCTGCTGGTCTGGAGCAATTAGGAGAAGAAGTTGCTAAGTTAGAGAAAGCAGCAGCAACTGATTCTTTTTGGGACGATCGCTCATCCGCTCAACAAACACTTATGGCTCTCACGGATGTTAAAGACAAGATAAATCTTCTCAACGAGTTCCAAACCATG GTTGATGATGCAGAAACCATAGTTAACCTAACAGAAGAGATGGAGTCAACTGATACCGCACTTCTTGAAGAGGCTGCCACCATTGTTAAAGAATTGAACAAGGCTTTGGACAAGTTTGAGCTGAGTCAGCTTCTATCGGGCCCTTATGACAAAGAAGGTGCTGTTATCAATATAACTGCTGGTGCTGGAGGTACCGATGCACAG GACTGGGCTGATATGCTTCTAAGGATGTACGTAAGATGGGGAGAGAGACAAAGATACAAAACAAGAGTGGTTGAAAAGTCAATGGGAGAAGAAGCTGGGATCAAGTCAGCTACAATCGAGGTCGAAGGTCGATATGCGTTTGGATATTTGTCTGGTGAAAAAGGAACACATCGAATTGTTAGACAATCTCCTTTTAACTCAAAAGGTCTTCGTCAG ACAAGCTTTTCTGGCGTTGAAGTGATGCCTCTTCTTCCAGAAGATTCACTAAATGTTGAAATACCAGAGGAAGACCTGCAAATAGGGTTCTCGAGAGCTGGTGGGAGCGGTGGTCAGAATGTTAATAAAGTTGAAACCGCTGTTCGGATAACCCATATTCCAACCGGAGTAACCGTTCGTTGTACAG AAGAAAGGTCTCAGCTAGCTAACAAGATCAAAGCTTTAAGCCGTTTGAAAGCAAAATTAATGGTGATCGCAGTAGAACAACGTGCGTCGGAAATTAAACAGATACGAGGAGATACAGTGAAGGCAGATTGGGGGCAGCAAATTAGAAACTATGTATTCCACCCTTACAAGCTTGTGAAAGATGTAAGAACAGGATATGAAACGACAGATATAGTATCAGTAATGGATGGTGAGTTAGATCCCTTCATCAAAGCCTACCTCCGCTTCAAGTACACTCAATCCATGTAA
- the LOC110941881 gene encoding peptide chain release factor PrfB1, chloroplastic isoform X3 → MESVVHGFFVSPPAAAAAADHKLRSPYLTPKPLLTAYKTLPFPSHSLSFSHSKVLSATPDAGVSTETGVWAMQDFYTLRKEVEATSKRVEEIRASAGLEQLGEEVAKLEKAAATDSFWDDRSSAQQTLMALTDVKDKINLLNEFQTMVDDAETIVNLTEEMESTDTALLEEAATIVKELNKALDKFELSQLLSGPYDKEGAVINITAGAGGTDAQDWADMLLRMYVRWGERQRYKTRVVEKSMGEEAGIKSATIEVEGRYAFGYLSGEKGTHRIVRQSPFNSKGLRQTSFSGVEVMPLLPEDSLNVEIPEEDLQIGFSRAGGSGGQNVNKVETAVRITHIPTGVTVRCTEERSQLANKIKALSRLKAKLMVIAVEQRASEIKQIRGDTVKADWGQQIRNYVFHPYKLVKDVRTGYETTDIVSVMDGELDPFIKAYLRFKYTQSM, encoded by the exons ATGGAAAGTGTTGTCCATGGCTTCTTCGTTTCACcacctgctgctgctgctgctgctgaccACAAGCTTCGATCGCCATACTTGACTCCTAAACCATTACTCACTGCATATAAAACCCTACCATTCCCTTCACATTCGCTCTCTTTTTCTCACTCCAAAG TTTTGTCCGCAACACCAGATGCAGGAGTTAGCACTGAAACAGGCGTATGGGCAATGCAAG ATTTTTATACTTTAAGGAAGGAAGTTGAGGCAACCTCGAAGCGTGTTGAAGAAATTAGGGCTTCTGCTGGTCTGGAGCAATTAGGAGAAGAAGTTGCTAAGTTAGAGAAAGCAGCAGCAACTGATTCTTTTTGGGACGATCGCTCATCCGCTCAACAAACACTTATGGCTCTCACGGATGTTAAAGACAAGATAAATCTTCTCAACGAGTTCCAAACCATG GTTGATGATGCAGAAACCATAGTTAACCTAACAGAAGAGATGGAGTCAACTGATACCGCACTTCTTGAAGAGGCTGCCACCATTGTTAAAGAATTGAACAAGGCTTTGGACAAGTTTGAGCTGAGTCAGCTTCTATCGGGCCCTTATGACAAAGAAGGTGCTGTTATCAATATAACTGCTGGTGCTGGAGGTACCGATGCACAG GACTGGGCTGATATGCTTCTAAGGATGTACGTAAGATGGGGAGAGAGACAAAGATACAAAACAAGAGTGGTTGAAAAGTCAATGGGAGAAGAAGCTGGGATCAAGTCAGCTACAATCGAGGTCGAAGGTCGATATGCGTTTGGATATTTGTCTGGTGAAAAAGGAACACATCGAATTGTTAGACAATCTCCTTTTAACTCAAAAGGTCTTCGTCAG ACAAGCTTTTCTGGCGTTGAAGTGATGCCTCTTCTTCCAGAAGATTCACTAAATGTTGAAATACCAGAGGAAGACCTGCAAATAGGGTTCTCGAGAGCTGGTGGGAGCGGTGGTCAGAATGTTAATAAAGTTGAAACCGCTGTTCGGATAACCCATATTCCAACCGGAGTAACCGTTCGTTGTACAG AAGAAAGGTCTCAGCTAGCTAACAAGATCAAAGCTTTAAGCCGTTTGAAAGCAAAATTAATGGTGATCGCAGTAGAACAACGTGCGTCGGAAATTAAACAGATACGAGGAGATACAGTGAAGGCAGATTGGGGGCAGCAAATTAGAAACTATGTATTCCACCCTTACAAGCTTGTGAAAGATGTAAGAACAGGATATGAAACGACAGATATAGTATCAGTAATGGATGGTGAGTTAGATCCCTTCATCAAAGCCTACCTCCGCTTCAAGTACACTCAATCCATGTAA